One genomic region from Bacillus alveayuensis encodes:
- a CDS encoding hypothetical protein (product_source=Hypo-rule applied; cath_funfam=1.10.220.90; pfam=PF11458; smart=SM01000; superfamily=116846) → MRVTEEEKNQLSDSIDKMNEALDIFIQLYNESEVDEKLIEFSEETTKAIRSAISVYGKETVEKKINTIIHEIFSFIKE, encoded by the coding sequence ATGCGAGTAACCGAAGAGGAAAAAAATCAATTAAGTGATTCGATTGACAAAATGAATGAAGCATTAGATATCTTTATTCAATTGTACAATGAATCGGAAGTAGATGAAAAGCTAATCGAATTTTCAGAGGAGACAACAAAAGCAATTCGAAGCGCTATTTCGGTGTACGGGAAAGAAACTGTAGAAAAGAAAATTAACACGATTATACATGAAATTTTTTCATTTATAAAAGAGTAA
- a CDS encoding voltage-gated potassium channel (product_source=KO:K10716; cath_funfam=1.10.287.70,3.40.50.720; cog=COG0569; ko=KO:K10716; pfam=PF02254,PF07885; superfamily=116726,81324; transmembrane_helix_parts=Inside_1_12,TMhelix_13_35,Outside_36_72,TMhelix_73_95,Inside_96_331) produces MKISKLWIQYLKWPLYLRISIIVFMIILTFGFTISQLEPDQFPTPFEGIWWSLVTISTVGYGDFAPKTVAGRILGMVMIFIGASFITAYFSSLSASTVKKQNARIDGSLPFTGSQHVIIIGWNEKANELVKMLRKHRPFHSIVLIDSSLNSSPYLEEKIHFIKGEPANDRILERANIKEAQSVFITADQHKNEQYADMQTILILLAVKGLNPSVYTVCEILTETQTNNALRAGADEMIKSYQLTSHVMISSFLSPPQYSQILMELSPVNGTYTTLERIQNELVGLTFQEVHDQLFECEKILFGIKRGEEIVINPPRHYILLQDDELLIIKS; encoded by the coding sequence ATGAAAATAAGCAAATTGTGGATTCAATATTTAAAATGGCCTCTATATCTCCGAATTTCTATTATTGTGTTCATGATTATTTTAACATTTGGCTTTACGATTTCCCAATTAGAACCTGACCAATTTCCAACTCCTTTTGAAGGGATTTGGTGGTCACTTGTAACCATTTCAACAGTAGGTTATGGTGATTTTGCTCCAAAAACAGTAGCTGGCCGTATTCTTGGTATGGTCATGATTTTCATTGGCGCAAGTTTTATTACGGCTTATTTTTCTTCTCTATCCGCTTCAACTGTAAAAAAGCAAAATGCCAGAATTGACGGAAGCTTACCGTTTACAGGTTCTCAGCATGTGATTATCATCGGATGGAATGAAAAAGCAAATGAACTAGTCAAAATGCTTCGTAAACATCGACCGTTTCATTCAATTGTGCTAATTGATTCTTCTCTAAATTCATCCCCCTATTTGGAAGAAAAAATTCATTTTATAAAAGGAGAGCCAGCCAACGATCGTATATTGGAACGTGCAAATATTAAAGAGGCACAGTCTGTTTTCATAACCGCTGACCAACATAAAAATGAACAATATGCAGATATGCAGACTATCCTTATTTTACTTGCTGTCAAAGGATTAAACCCTTCCGTTTACACCGTTTGTGAAATCTTAACTGAAACTCAAACAAATAATGCCTTGCGAGCTGGTGCTGATGAAATGATTAAATCTTATCAATTAACGAGCCATGTCATGATCTCCAGCTTTCTTTCTCCACCTCAATATTCACAAATCTTAATGGAATTAAGTCCGGTAAATGGCACCTACACGACTCTAGAACGTATTCAAAATGAACTAGTCGGTTTAACGTTTCAAGAAGTACATGATCAATTGTTCGAATGCGAAAAAATATTGTTTGGCATAAAAAGAGGAGAGGAAATTGTTATAAATCCTCCCCGACACTACATATTATTACAAGATGATGAACTTCTGATTATCAAAAGCTAA
- a CDS encoding hypothetical protein (product_source=Hypo-rule applied; cath_funfam=3.30.310.100; pfam=PF08868; superfamily=160755) → MIEIRSKVEGKEFNLYKLEQELKPLGYVIGGNWEYDHGYLDYKIDDEAGYQFLRIPFQAVDGQLDSKNATVQLGRPFLLSHQYQMGLDDHANIGNFSASINQFSEPEDADATFPEKYIELGKTLVKELEKVLLDR, encoded by the coding sequence ATGATTGAAATACGATCAAAGGTTGAAGGAAAAGAATTTAATCTATACAAATTAGAGCAAGAATTAAAACCGCTTGGCTATGTCATCGGGGGGAATTGGGAATACGATCATGGTTATTTAGACTATAAGATAGATGATGAAGCTGGCTATCAATTTTTGCGCATTCCCTTTCAAGCGGTAGACGGACAACTAGACTCGAAAAATGCTACAGTCCAACTCGGGCGTCCTTTTTTATTGTCACATCAATACCAAATGGGGTTAGATGACCATGCGAATATTGGGAACTTTTCTGCTTCCATTAATCAATTTTCAGAGCCAGAAGACGCTGATGCAACGTTTCCTGAAAAATATATTGAGTTAGGAAAAACACTCGTAAAAGAACTAGAAAAAGTATTATTAGATCGTTAG
- a CDS encoding glucose-6-phosphate isomerase (product_source=KO:K01810; cath_funfam=3.40.50.10490; cog=COG0166; ko=KO:K01810; pfam=PF00342; superfamily=53697), with product MTHVRFDYSNALSFFQEHELTYLQDFVKVAHHSIHEKTGAGSGFLGWVDLPNNYDREEFARIQKYAEKIKSDSDVLLVIGIGGSYLGARAAIEMLNHSFYNTLPKEKRQTPQVIFVGNNISSTYMKDVMDLLEDKDFSINVISKSGTTTEPAIAFRLFKKILEEKYGKEEARKRIYATTDRERGALKKLANEEGYETFTIPDDVGGRYSVLTAVGLLPIAVAGADIEAMMKGAQDASRDFGKSELMENPAYQYAVVRNVLYNKGKTIEMLINYEPALQYFAEWWKQLFGESEGKDQKGIFPASANFSTDLHSLGQYVQEGRRDLFETVLNVGKPRHELTIEEDADNLDGLNYLAGKTVDFVNKKAFEGTMLAHTDGGVPNLVVNIPELNEYTFGYLVYFFEKACAMSGYLMGVNPFDQPGVEAYKTNMFALLGKPGFEEKKAELEKRLK from the coding sequence ATGACACATGTTCGTTTTGATTATTCAAACGCTTTATCTTTTTTTCAAGAGCATGAACTTACATACTTGCAAGACTTTGTGAAAGTGGCGCATCATTCCATTCATGAAAAAACAGGTGCTGGAAGTGGCTTTTTAGGTTGGGTTGATTTACCGAACAACTATGATCGTGAAGAATTTGCTCGCATCCAAAAATATGCAGAAAAAATTAAATCTGATTCTGATGTACTACTTGTTATCGGTATTGGAGGGTCCTATTTAGGTGCTCGTGCAGCGATTGAAATGTTAAACCATTCCTTCTATAACACTCTTCCAAAAGAAAAGCGCCAAACACCACAGGTCATTTTTGTTGGAAACAACATTAGCTCTACATACATGAAAGACGTTATGGATTTATTAGAAGATAAAGATTTTTCCATCAACGTCATTTCAAAATCTGGTACAACGACAGAGCCTGCAATTGCGTTCCGTCTTTTCAAAAAAATCCTTGAAGAAAAGTACGGAAAAGAAGAAGCTAGAAAACGTATTTATGCGACAACTGACCGTGAACGAGGCGCTCTTAAAAAACTTGCAAACGAGGAAGGTTATGAAACATTTACTATTCCAGATGATGTTGGTGGGCGTTACTCTGTTTTAACAGCTGTCGGTTTATTGCCTATTGCGGTAGCTGGTGCGGATATTGAAGCGATGATGAAAGGTGCTCAAGATGCGAGCCGTGATTTTGGCAAATCTGAATTAATGGAAAACCCAGCTTACCAATATGCAGTTGTCCGTAATGTTCTTTACAATAAAGGAAAAACAATTGAAATGCTTATTAACTATGAGCCAGCTCTTCAATACTTTGCAGAGTGGTGGAAGCAATTATTTGGTGAAAGTGAAGGAAAAGACCAAAAGGGTATTTTCCCAGCTTCCGCAAACTTCTCAACAGACTTACATTCACTTGGACAATACGTTCAAGAAGGAAGAAGAGATTTATTTGAAACCGTATTAAATGTTGGAAAACCCCGCCATGAATTAACCATTGAAGAAGATGCTGATAACTTAGATGGCTTAAACTATTTAGCAGGAAAAACGGTTGATTTTGTGAACAAAAAAGCATTTGAAGGAACGATGCTTGCGCATACAGACGGCGGCGTGCCAAACCTTGTTGTAAACATTCCTGAATTAAACGAGTATACATTTGGTTATCTCGTCTATTTCTTCGAAAAAGCATGTGCAATGAGCGGGTATTTAATGGGCGTAAACCCATTTGACCAACCAGGTGTTGAAGCTTATAAAACAAATATGTTTGCTCTATTAGGAAAACCTGGATTTGAAGAGAAAAAAGCAGAACTTGAAAAGCGTTTGAAATAG
- a CDS encoding uncharacterized membrane protein YuzA (DUF378 family) (product_source=COG2155; cog=COG2155; ko=KO:K09779; pfam=PF04070; smart=SM01077; transmembrane_helix_parts=Inside_1_6,TMhelix_7_29,Outside_30_38,TMhelix_39_61,Inside_62_77), translating to MSAIQRIALVLTIIGALNWGLIGFFQFDLVAAIFGGQASALSRIVYGIVGIAGLINLGLLFKPAAEFARNEPKPEAR from the coding sequence ATGAGTGCAATTCAACGTATTGCCCTTGTTCTAACCATTATTGGGGCTCTTAATTGGGGACTAATTGGATTTTTTCAATTTGATTTAGTTGCTGCTATTTTTGGTGGACAAGCTTCTGCTTTATCCCGCATAGTGTATGGTATTGTTGGGATTGCTGGTTTAATTAATCTTGGATTATTATTTAAACCAGCCGCTGAGTTTGCTCGAAATGAGCCAAAACCTGAAGCACGGTAA